The Arachis ipaensis cultivar K30076 chromosome B03, Araip1.1, whole genome shotgun sequence region GTATCTATTGGCAATTATTTTTTACAAACAAATAAATGAAATTTTCGTTTGTGCTTCCCACATGCTGATGTGCATATTCATATTAAAGTTTAGATTATATTATTCCTATTACCGGATTATCCTATGTATGTATGTACAATTGACTCAATTAAAGGCTCACCCAACTGATGTGTGCCACGTGCCATGTGCGAATGATAGAGCATTTTTGTCTCTAATAATAATATTAGAACATagcattagttaattattttgtttttgtaaaGAAAACAGTAAAAACAAACAAGGGTCTTCTTCAAAGATTAATAACGTCGTAAAATTGCTAGGCCAAGTATATtcttctaaaaaagaaaaagtttgaTGAAAAGTAGGATCCTTATTCTTTAGGCTCATCCACATTCaacaatataataattaattaattaagaattcgtataatataattaaaaagatGCCAAAATTAAAGgtataatatataatatgtgAAAACATAATGAATGGGGCCAGAGCATAATGTAGTAATAATAATGCTCAAGGTATATGCCGaagaagatcctttgttctttgCCCCCACCATAACCAAAAAGGAATGCTTTTTCTATTCTTTATAGCTCACAAAACTCACCCTCCCATCGATCTTCTCTTTCAGCTTAAGGTGTATGTTCTTCATCAATTGCAATTGAAATTCGGGTTATGATGATGGCAACAAGCACTTGCAACTTGGAGCATAacgatggtgatgatgatgatgaagaagacaCGAAGTAGTTCTGCTTCTCTGTTGATCAAGTAACCAATGATTACTATTGAATATCATTTGGGCAACTGAATATCCTTTGGCACCAAACACATACATATACATCATCCTTGCTCCTCTCTATACCCTTTTCATTTTCACAACAAATAATACTATACAaggtttatttatattttctatattagGCAAGTTTATTATGGTTGCTTAGTACTAGTTATTAATATTATTCTATGCCTTTCATGTTATATTGGACACCAATTTAATTTGCAGTGATATGATCATTTTTGCTTTCggttcctttttctctttttttttaggcTAATTATATTTTTTGCCATTTGAAAAGCTAACCCCGGAAACAATGTGTTTATATGGCATATTCTTAAGTCTATGACCCTCTTCTTCGGTAATAACGTGTTGTATGTGATTATAATTGTCATTTGATTTCGTTGTCAACCGTCTCATCTTGAGAAGAATTATTGGCATATAGTCATATACTGAATTCTTCAGCTTACTTTTCGAGGATTATTGTATGCGGATTGGAGATATGAGATCTCAATATTAAATTAACTATTAAGTATGATTTTATACATTGAAATGTTATCAGGCAAATTAAAACGGGATAATTAAGCTTTCTCCTTCTTTAATTACCCATATCATCCAATGACCAATAGTAAGCTACACAAATAAATAGCAAATAAAAAAGGTTATAGAACAGAAGTTACGTAACGAGTTTAGAGAAAAATTTATTGAACTGCGTTAAGGTGATAATGATACATCTTCATAATGTgtacaataaattttaaatttggtctaatacaagaaaataaaaattcaaatagttatttcaaaaaatcaaTCATTCCAATTCTAATTTACTAATAGAATTTACCTAAACATCCTCTATCTCCCTCCTAATTTCACTAGGAAGACAATGAAAAATTTTGACAATGTGTTCAATGAATTTTAAATGAGGTCCAATACaaggaaaaaaaaatccaaacaattttttcaaaaaattaatcatTCCAACTCTAGTTTACCAATAGAATTTACTCAAACACTCTCTTCTCCCCCCTCTCCAACTGTCTGCTATCCCATTCTCATCAATCATCTCACCTCTCCGACGTTAGAAACTCCGTCTCCCTCATACAATTAATCACCCGACTATCTAGTGAAATGACAATCTAGCATTTGTTAAAATAACCATCTACATATTTAGGAAATTAAACATCTAGTATCTAAATTCGTCAGTCTTCAACCCACTCGAAGCGAACTCGGACACAAAATCCTCGATCCTCTCTATTGGCCTCTCCGCCAAATGCTTCCTTCGGAATCATCAATACGAACAAATGACGAAAGCCAAGCCAGAGAGGAGAACCCACACGGAACCAGGGGGCACTTGTGGCCGCCGCTGCCGTCGGCCTTTCCAGCGAGTGCTACGACGAAGGCGAGAAGGATCTAGGCCGCGACGTCGTTGAAGGCGGCGGCGGCCATGACGGTCTTGGACTGTACGATGAACGCAATGTGCGTAAAGGGGGTGTCTTCGTCAGACATTCTTGGACAGTTGGACGGCGTCGAGTTGCGTTCTAGGCAGCAGACGGTGGTGATCTTAGCGGCGTCAGTTTGGAGAGAGTGGAAGAAACtgccaaagaaaaagaaactgcAGCACGTTCTTTGAAAAGCATTGAATTTGTTGAACCTAGTTAGGGTTTGGTTAGTTATAAGAGGCTTGTTGCACAATATGAGATTTCATCAATGTGTTATTCAATTGAATTGTATATTGGCAGCCCAAAAAGGGATAATTGAATTGTATGAGAAAATTGACGTTGAATAATTAGCCTTGACTTGACAATGTATCCTGTAAGATCTTTAATTTTTTGCAGTTTGAGTGCCTCGGTAAGTTGTTTTAAAGTCATCAATAAATTTAACTCTGAATATTATCAATGAACTTTTCATCTTCAATTTTTATTAtatcttaaattttattaattttttttacttaaaaattaatgaattttaatatgtaaatttatatattaaattttaataattttatttaatatttaattaaaccgattGAATCCCGATTAGACCGGTCGAACCACTAAACCAATAAACCAGTCACTTTATCAGTTCATTGATCGGTTCAATTTTCACAACCTTGCTTATTACTAGTTAGGTCGATATTAGCCAAACTCAAATCAATATGATATTATTCATTAAAAATAGTTCCAATTTAATAGTACCACAAATCACGTCAGTAAAATATTTTTATGATCAACTAGTTTTGTAACTTTAGCCTACGGAGTTGGTTTAAATGGTATATGCATATAATTATTCCTTAATTCAAACATtgaatctaattaaaaaaattgtagttaaaaatagtttttgcgagtaaactattatttttattcataaaaattttaaatgctgATAAATTTATTTAcgaaaaaatcaaattaaaattatatctATAAAGATGATTTATGTACGATAAAATTATCTAAATTCtaaaaaatgatataaaaatttcaaattatcctATATAGCTGATAccaaatttttaactaaacttgcaagaaaaaatagattcatttttttctatatgaaaataattATGGTGTAATCCAATGAAATTGAGGTGTGCAAAAAAATTAAGCTGCTATAGTGTCAACTCAAATTGCAACATGTGTTTTAcccttttttattgtttttttttgtttatcaaaAATAATCAAAACACAGCCTACGCTTTATGCTTTTtggaattttttaattttttttattattttctttaggTCCAAACGCACCCTGCGTTTATGGATGcacaatgtttaattttctttttgaaaCTCAAAAACAGGTTGCGTTTTGTGTAAGAAAAATGATTTTAAACGAGAGTCTTAGCTATAAATACGAAAGGAGACACATCCATACTTTCTTACCTCCCTTCTATTCTTATTACTCTTTCTTTTATATATCTCATATTTGTGAGTTTTTTTGGCatttagtagtatcaaaaaagtCGGATTAGGTGAGATTGAGATTATGAAAGGTATTACAAATATGCGAGTGTATTATAATGATGAGATTATACCAAACACACACGAAGGAGTGACTTTTGTATGTGAGTGTCCGTTTTTATTTGCTATTCCATGTACCGTGAGTTTTTTAGAGTTGCAAAATGGTCTTTGTGAGAACATAGAAAGTCACATTTTGAAAAGAGTGAGCAATATTTTGTACAAGTATTTGGTGGGTTGATACAGTTTCAACTAATGTCTACCACTAACGACGCATGCATGAAGCGGATGGTAGAGTTGTACGATGAGTTTGAGCGGCAAACGGGGATGGATGCAGTTGGCAATGATATCAACGTTGATCAACTCGGGGATATAGATTGGGAAAAAGATGACAACGACAGTGAAGAGGAGTTTAAACCTAACTATGAAGTTGATGACGAAAACGATGACAGAGACTTGGCAGACAATCCGGCGGTACAAAATGAGGCGCATGCGATTGTAATCAGCACCCCTTTGGCGTTCCATCTTTTATGCGGACTATGGATCTCGAAGCCATGCATACCCTGAAATTTCCTGAGTATGCGAATATCGGTATGTTATCTTATGATTATTAATTAAAGTTGCCacttccatttattttatttgtcttgTCCAACTGATGGTGGTTCGCATGTCATAGGGGAAGGCAATGTTGCGGCCGAAGACGGTGAGTTGAGTGTCGAAATGGAATTTAGTTCTAGAGACGGTGAAATCTGCAATCAAAAGTTACATAATCTCTAAAGGAGTTTATTACACTGTTTATGAGTTTGAGCTGCGGACATTATATGTGAACTGCAAGGGTTATGGTGCAGGGTGCGATTGACTTATCCGAGCTAGCTTGATTTGAAATAAGGGGTGTTGGGAGATCAGGGGATACAATGACAAACACACGTGCACCATGGGTACGATTTCACAAAATCATGCCAAGTTGGACCAGACACAATTGCAGATGCCATAATGCCATTGGTTGAAGCAGACCCGTCGATGAATGTGAAGTCTATTATTGTAGAAGTTTAGTCCAAGTTCAACTACACTATAAGTTACcgcaaggcttggttggcaaagtaGAAATCTGTTACAAAAATTTTCGATGATTGGAAAAATTTTTACCAGACTCTGCCAGTATGGTTGAAGGCAATGATTGCGAAGATGACAAGGTCTTGTGTTAAAATAAAAACGCTCCCCATTTACCGTGAGAGTGAGGAGGTTCAAGGTGTAAAAATTCTCCATCACATTTTTTAGAATTTCTATCCATGTATTATAGCATTCAGACACTGCAAGCCACTGGTAAAAAATGATGGCACGCACCTGTACAAAAAATATAAAGGTGCACTTCTGGTAGCGGTTGCACAAGATGGGAATCAAAACATTGTGCCTATTGCATTTGTGATTGTCGAGGGCGAGACAGCAGACGCGTGGGAGTTTTTTCTAACCAATTTGCGGAGATATGTTGTTACCATTGATGGTGTGGGTATTATTTATGACCGCCATACCTCCATCGACGCTGCAATAGCTCGCAGTAACGGTGCATGGTCACCACCAAGGGCGTGGCACATGTATTGCATCAGGCACATCGGGTCCAACTTCTTAAGGAGGTTCAAGGCTCCATATTTGCATAAACTCGTGGTGAATATANNNNNNNNNNNNNNNNNNNNNNNNNNNNNNNNNNNNNNNNNNNNNNNNNNNNNNNNNNNNNNNNNNNNNNNNNNNNNNNNNNNNNNNNNNNNNNNNNNNNNNNNNNNNNNNNNNNNNNNNNNNNNNNNNNNNNNNNNNNNNNNNNNNNNNNNNNNNNNNNNNNNNNNNNNNNNNNNNNNNNNNNNNNNNNNNNNNNNNNNNNNNNNNNNNNNNNNNNNNNNNNNNNNNNNNNNNNNNNNNNNNNNNNNNNNNNNNNNNNNNNNNNNNNNNNNNNNNNNNNNNNNNNNNNNNNNNNNNNNNNNNNNNNNNNNNNNNNNNNNNNNNNNNNNNNNNNNNNNNNNNNNNNNNNNNNNNNNNNNNNNNNNNNNNNNNNNNNNNNNNNNNNNNNNNNNNNNNNNNNNNNNNNNNNNNNNNNNNNNNNNNNNNNNNNNNNNNNNNNNNNNNNNNNNNNNNNNNNNNNNNNNNNNNNNNNNNNNNNNNNNNNNNNNNNNNNNNNNNNNNNNNNNNNNNNNNNNNNNNNNNNNNNNNNNNNNNNNNNNNNNNNNNNNNNNNNNNNatcataaaatttttaagaaaattactTATCCATTGAAGAAGATCCGAATATTCAATAATGTATTTTTCAGGTTTAATAAAATCACGAATCATTTTTCGTTTTAAACTATCTGAAATTCTAAACCTTCTACTCTTCTTCTTCCCACAAGCTCTCTGAACAACCCTTGCAAGCCTGCCAAAAACAATCTGCATTTTGTCTCTGACAGCTACTAAATGCAACCTCTATTTTAGAAATTCTCCAACACAACAGTTCTAGTCTGCATGCAAGAGACAGGCACACGTTTTAAGACTTTCTTCTCCTTTCCTGCCAAACACAAGCTGCGTTTTGCAAATTACTAACTTTAGTAGATCCACATTTGTGAATTACACGCCATGCAACAATATACTTAAAGATCACCATTTTTActttcattaattaattaatttatggaaaaaaagacaacaatttagattaaaagaaaaatatatatatattttcaaaacgTTTTAATCGTAtgtttatttgaattttgaagatgAAAGTAGTTTTGAAACATAAAAGCTGCTTAATATCTTAATTCTGAATATGatggattaattttttttaaattcataccTTACTTTTAGCAAAAACAAATAAACTTGTGTAAAAGAAATTAAAGTATTCAATTTTGATTTGGCTAAAAATTTGGGAAAACTTCATTTGAAAGTTAACCCGCGCAAGATGAAGGGTAATTGTCTATTTGGGTTTAGGCGCGCAGGGAGATTCCCTACTTTCTCATTCACATCTCAGCCGTCCATTTACAGAGTCCACAAATGCGCTTCAACGCTGGATGCAATGCCCAACTCAACAATCCGCATCCTATACTTCTCAAATCAATACATCGTGACCGTCGATTCATGTTTTACTTTAAGAACGTTATTTCACGGATAGAAAATTTTCCACGTCAGCGATCCGCGTGAAACCCCAGTAGCCAATAAAAACGCCAAATTGTTTTTATATATAAGCAACTGCAACCACTCATCCAAAACACACACAATTCAACTCATTCTCAATTTCCTGAAACAGAAGTCCCAATAAATTCCATACCCTAATATCCTTCAGAATCTCAAAATCTTGGTTCGTGATGGCACCTAAGGCAGAGAAGAAACCAGCTGAGAAGAAGCCGGCTGAGGAGAAGAAATCCGCCGTGGCTGAGAAAGCTCCACCGGCGGAGAAGAAGCCAAAGGCAGGAAAGAAGCTGCCGAAGGAAGGTGCCGCCGCCGgggacaagaagaagaagaggaacaagAAGAACGTTGAGACCTACAAGATCTACATCTTCAAGGTTCTGAAGCAAGTCCACCCTGACATCGGTATCTCCAGCAAGGCCATGGGAATCATGAACAGCTTCATCAACGACATCTTCGAGAAGCTCGCCCAAGAAGCTTCTAGACTTGCCCGATACAACAAGAAGCCAACTATCACCTCGAGGGAAATCCAGACCGCGGTCAGACTTGTGCTGCCCGGAGAGTTGGCTAAGCACGCCGTTTCTGAGGGTACCAAGGCGGTGACTAAGTTTACCAGCTCTTAAACGATGTCCTTTGTATTTTGAGGGTTTTCCGTGTTAGGAATTTGTTAGAAGTATGTTTAGATTTGAAGTAGTgccttttatttttaatatcttgtAATTGAAGAAATTGGATCTGCTCGATCCTTTTGTGGATGGAAATGTAGAATTGACGGTATGGTATAGGATAGGATCGCATACTGCTGTTATCGTATCTTGATAGTTTCCCTATTAATGACAGTGCATTATTAGTAGAAGAGTTTGACATATTCGCTTGAGTAGTAAAGCTGGGATCATAACATGATAATTAACTAGTACTCAACATAACATGTGGGGCAGGCGTAATATGGGCCTtcctgatttaaaaaaaaaaaaaccacgaAGATATTTCCTCCTCTTATATAGTCAACTGGTCAACACGAACGTGCTAGCTAGCAAGTGCGAAGTAGCAGTTAACGGTGATGGCCATGGCTTCAGCAACCTCGAGTCTTACGATCCTGAGATCTCCTTCAGCTCTTGTATCACCGATTTTTCATGCGACAAAGATGTTGATGCGCAGCGGTTCCTTCAAACCTTCAAATCTAGGGAATGGTGAAGTTCCAAAGGAAGAGGTTGTGATCGTTGGTGGTGGGATCACCGGGTTGCAACCGCTGTCTCCCTTGACAGGCTTGGAGTGAAGTCGACCGTACTGGAGCAGGCGGAGTCACTCCGTAGCGGTGGAACTTCCCTCACGCTTTCCAAGAATGGTTGGAGCGTATTTGATGCTATTGGAGTAGCGAATCGTCTCAGATCTCAATTCTCGCAAATTGAAGGGTACGATGATTCATGAATATCAATTTTGGTGAGGTGGTTCATATTTTTCATAATATCAGCTGCACAGGTTGGTTATCAGATCCGAGGATGGAAAGCAACTACGCTCATTCAATTTGCTTGAAGAAGATCCAAGGCAAGAGTGAAGCaaacttgtttttcttttttttcttctaattatTATATTGTTTTATGATCATATTCTTACCGACAGCCAAGAGTTACGTGGTGTGGAGAGGAGAATACTATTGGAAACATTGGCTGCTGAGCTCCCCAAAGGTGCCATTCAATTTTCTTCAAAGCTAGCTAGGATTGAACCAACTTCAGAGGGAGACATCTTGCTGGAACTTGCAGATGGCTCTAAGCTGCATGCAACGGTTTGTTACTGTGGACTAATCAAGTATCAATTAGTTGCATGATTACGAATTCTCCATTCAGCCGAGTGTGATGATAAAGTTGAATTAGTTCTCAGAAAGTAAGTTGATTTCATGTGTAGAGTGTAATAGGGTGCGATGGGATTGGATCACCGTTGGCTATTGCGCTATCCGCGGACTTGCTACTTATTCAGATGGTCAGCCTTATGAACCAAGAGTGAATTACTTCTACGGAAGAGGGGTGCGTGCAGCATATGTTCCTGTTTCTCCCACTAAAGTATACTGGTTTGTCTGCTTCAACAGTCCAGGAATCCGCTGGCAGATCGCTGGCTTTGGCCAAGCATAAGTCCACCTGCTTCCACGGGTCGAATTGTGTTGGTTGGAGATGCGTGGCACCCGATGACCCCAAATCTTGGCCAAGGAGCTTGTTGTGCACTTGAGGATGCAGTGGTTCTTGCTAAGAAGCTTGCAGGGGCCATCAAGTCTAAAGAGCAAGACTCTGTTGAAGAAGCTTTCAGGTCGTATGGCTCAGAAAGATGGCGCCGTGTGTTTCCACTAACCGTACGCGCACACCTTGTGGGTTCCATATTGCAGTGGGAGAATCCATTGGTGTGTTCTATTAGGAACAAGATTATCATACCAAAGCTAGCAAGCCTTAAACCGATGCTTGAGCATACAAATTTCACTTGTGAGAGTCTACAAGAAGAGAAGCAATGAAAGGTGATGTTTAAAGTATACTAGTTTCGTTCTAATTGTATCATTTTCTATAGAATTATTCATAGTTTTATCACTTAATTATTTGTTGTTCATCCCCATTAATTAAGCTTGGGGAAAGATACTTTTGTTGTAAACTAATATCACTGAATAAAGAACCATATTAGCATTCTATTTGGTTTCTATACActcttaaaattttagaaaatttctATCTAGATTTCGGTGCTGAGACACCAGTTTCTTTCTTTGGTTGGTCTCTTCCTGAATCCACATCCTCAAAACTGGGGAACCTCCATGTCTTTTATCCATAGGCTAAAATTAACCATCCATATATATCACTAAATAGATATACTAGACTCTCACTGTATTATGTCATCAATATAAAATCCGGTTGTATACCGCT contains the following coding sequences:
- the LOC107629127 gene encoding histone H2B; its protein translation is MAPKAEKKPAEKKPAEEKKSAVAEKAPPAEKKPKAGKKLPKEGAAAGDKKKKRNKKNVETYKIYIFKVLKQVHPDIGISSKAMGIMNSFINDIFEKLAQEASRLARYNKKPTITSREIQTAVRLVLPGELAKHAVSEGTKAVTKFTSS